Part of the Natrialbaceae archaeon AArc-T1-2 genome, GTAGCGGAATCGGTCCGCTGAGGTTGACGCCGGTGTTGTTTGCGATCTCGCGGACGTCGTCGCAGATGTCGTCTAAGTCGTCGGGGCTCGTGCCCGCGAGTCGAACGCGTGCCTGCTGCATTTATTTCTCGTTGACGTCGAGCACCTTGCCGGCCGCGATGGTCTGACCCATGTCGCGGATGGCGAAGCTCCCGAGCTCGGGGATCTCGCTCGAGGGCTCGATGCTGAGCGGCTTCTGTGGCCGGATGGTGACGACAGCGGCGTCGCCCGACTGGATGTAGTCGGGGTTTTCTTCGGCGACCTCGCCGCTTGCCGGGTCCATCTTCTTGTCGATGGACTCGATCGTACAGGCGACCTGTGCGGTGTGGGCGTGGAAGACCGGCGTGTAGCCCGCGGTGATCACCGAGGGGTGTTGCATGACGACGACCTGTGCCTGGAACGTCTCGGCGACGCTCGGTGGCTCGTCGGCGGGGCCACAGACGTCACCGCGGCGGATGTCGTCTTTGCCGATGCCGCGGACGTTGAATCCAACGTTGTCACCGGGCTCGGCCTTGGGGACTTCCTCGTGGTGCATCTCGATCGTCTTGACCTCGCCACCCACGTCGCTGGGCTGGAAGGAGACGTTGTCGCCGACGTTCATGACACCGGTCTCGATCCGCCCGACGGGGACGGTACCGATACCGGAGATGGTGTAGACGTCCTGGATCGGCAGGCGAAGCGGCGCGTCCGTCGGCGGCTCCGGCTCCGGCAGGGCGTTCAGTGCGTCGAGGAGGATCTCGCCGTCGTACCAGTCGGTGTTGTCCGAGGCGTCGGCGATGTTGTCGCCCTCGAACGCCGAGATCGGGATGAACGAGGCGTCTTCGGTGTTGAACTGGACCTGCTTGAGGAGTTGTTCGACCTCCTCGATGACCTCGTTGTACGTCGACTCCTTGTAGTCGACGACGTCCATCTTGTTGATGCCGATGATGAGTTCGTCGATGCCCAGGGTGCGGGCCAGGAAGACGTGCTCCTGGGTCTGGGGGGCAACGCCGTCGTCAGCGGCGACGACGAGGACGGCGTTGTCGGCCTGGCTCGCGCCAGTGATCATGTTCTTGACGAAGTCGCGGTGACCAGGACAGTCGACGATGGTGAAGTCGTACTCGTCGGTGGAGAACTCCTGGTGGGCGATGTCGATGGTGACACCGCGTTCGCGCTCTTCGGCGAGGTTGTCCATGACGTAGGCGAACTCGAAGCCGCCTTTGCCCTTCTCTTCGGCTTCCTCGCGGTGCTGTTCGATGACGTGCTCGGGTACGCTCCCCGTCTCATAGAGGAGGCGCCCGACCAGTGTGCTCTTACCGTGGTCGACGTGGCCGATGATGGCCAGGTTCTGGTGTTGTTCGCTCATTGTTGTAGCTCACGCGCAGAGGCGCTTATATCGGTCTCTTTTGCCCGTTGCGGTTAAAACCATTTCGAAAGCACGCTCAGCTCACCCCGACGCCGTCCCGTGGTTTGTGTCACGTCCACACGCATTCAGGCGAACGTGAGTTCTGGGCGTCGGGTCGGATCCGTCGACTGCGGGCTCGAGGGCGTTACAGCGGCGGGAGCCGTCCGACGTCGGACAACACTGCGGTCGCGGTCTCGGGTCCGCCCGCACCACGGCCGCTGTTGTGGAGGCTGCCGGCGTTTCTGGTCTCGATCTGGACGATGTTGCGGGTGCCGGTTACCGCGAGCGCGCCGTTTTCGGGCACCAGCCGCGGACCCACGCGCACGCCGTCGCGGGTCGCCTCGCCGATGAGCCGGATCGTCCGCCCGTCCTCGGCCGCGAGCTCTAAGGCACTGCCGGGAACGTTCTGGATCCCGGTCACGTCGGCGTCCTCGAGGCTGAACCCACCGTCTGCCAGCACGTTCGCCAGGATGACGAACTTCAGGGCGGCGTCGGTGCCGTCGACGTCGAAGGTGGGGTCGGCCTCCGCGACGCCTAAGTCCTGGGCCTCCGCGAGGACGTGTTCGTAGTCCAGTCCCTCGGCGGCCATCCGCGTGAGGATGAAATTCGCCGTCCCGTTCAGGACGCCACGGACGGCGGTCACCGCCTGTGGCGTACAGTCCTCGATCGTCGAGAGGATCGGGATCGCGCCGCCGACGGTCGCCTCGAACCGGATCGAGCCCGCACTCGCGGCCTCGAGGTCGCGCAGTTCGTCGTAGCGTTCGGCGATCGGTCCCTTGTTCGCGAGCACGACGTGGCGGTCGGCCTCGAGGGCACGTTTCACGTGCGAGAAGCCGGGCTCGGCGTCGCCGAGCGTCGTCGGCGTCGCCTCGATCAACACGTCGTAGTCGGTCTCGAAGACGTCCTCGGGATCGTTTGTTCCGATGGCGTCGCCAGCGTCTTTGCGTCCCAGCGCGTCCGCGACGTCGACCCCGTCCGGGGAAACGGCGGCGGTCGTCGAGTCGGCAAGTGCAACCACGTCGTGGCCGTACTCGCTCGCGAGATCGGCGACGGAGCGACCGACTGCGCCGACACCGAGGATGGCGAGTCGCATCAGGCATCACCTCCCGGGAGCGGTTCGACCACACAGAGATTTCGTTCGTCGGCGATCGACCGCACCGCATCGAGCGCCCGCTCGATACGTCCGGAGTCGACGGCCAGCCGCAGGCGCGCACTCGAGGTCTCGTCGATGCCCTCGGGGGCAGCGAGCGAGAGGTCGACGACGGCCGCCTCGGCCTCGTCTTCGATCGCGGTCAGCGTCGCCGAGAGGTCAGTCTCGACGAGCTGGCCCACGAGGACGACGCTTATCTCCTCGCCGTAGCGTTCGGCACCCGCCTGGATGACGTTGATGCCGGCCTCGCGCAGTCCGTCGACGACGTCGTCGAACCGATCGGGCGGACACTCGAGGTCGACTTCGACCGGGATGTGCCCTCGCGGTGTGATGTTGCCGCGTTCGTGGTGGATACTCAAGAGATTGCCACCGTTGTCGGCGATCGGCGAGAGCGCCCGCAGGAGCTCTCCGGGCTCGTCGACGAGTTCGAGCCGAACGGTGTACGCACGGATACCGCCGTCCGTTTCGGCGTCGCCGTCGCTTTCTTCACCCATCACGGACACCTCCGAGCTGCGGACGTCCACACGTCATATACGAGTACGAGTGGGCAATTGGAGCGTAAAAACATATAGGCGTTCCCAAAACCGGCCGGCGTTCGGTTCCGACTCACAGGTGATCCGATCCAGGGTTGGACGATCCCCAGTCGCCACGTCCCCCCTCGGTTCGGTCGATGCCCATGACCGATTCGGCCTGGTCGGGGCCGCCGAGTTCCTCCCGGGGGTCCGGAACCCGCACCGTCACCGCCTCGATCTCGGGCCACTCGAGCAACGCCGCTTCGATGTTTCCCGTCGTGACGTCCGCCACCGAACAGCCGCTACAGCCGCCGCCGAGTTCGACGATCACCTCGCCGGTCTCTGGGTCGGCCTCGCGGACGGCACTCGTCCCGCCGTGCATCTGGATAATCGGCATCTCTCGTGAGAGCCAGCGCTCGACACGCGTCGCGAGTGACGCGTCGTCCCCATCGGAGTCAGTCATCGCCTGTCCTAGGGAAGCGACGTTGGAATACCTTCGGGTCACTTCGGGCCGACTGTCGAACGGAGCCTCGACGCTCACTCCGCGCGTGGCAAGGTAACCTCTTCGCCGTCGGCCTCGACCGTCGGCTCGCAGACGATGCCATCGAGGTGGATCGGTGCCTCGGTGTCGCCGCCGATTCCTGCGTCGTCGCCGATCGCGACGTGGATCGTTCCGGCGGCTTTCTCATCGAGCAAGACGCTGCCGACGAGGTCTGTCACACCGACGTTCGTCCCGATGCCCAGTTCCGCGACGTTGTAGGCCGCGTCGCCGACCTCCTCGGCCGCGCCCTCGACCGTCTCGCGGATCTCCGGGTCCGAAATCTCGGTTACGAGTCCGTCCTCGAACTCGAGGGTGATCGCCTGGTCGTCCTCGAGCAATCCGTGCGGTCGCATAGTGCCGTCGACGACGACCGTCCCATCGGCACTCGAGGGGCTGACGAACACCTCGCCGGCGGGCAGGTTCGACATGTCGCCCGGTTCGTGGACGATGCCGGTGTCCTCGAGGAACTCCCGGTCGCCAACCGTGAAGGTGACGTCGGTGCCGCGGTCGGTCGTGACCCGGATCTCGTCGGCCCCGGTGACCTGTTCGTGGACTGTCTCGCAGTGGTCCGCGATCGCCTCGTAGTCGGCCTCGAGGCCGGCTACGAACACCTCGTCGGTGATGCCGGGCAGCGTCGCCACGCGGGCACCTGCCTCGTTCGCTTCCGTGCGGGCTCTGGTGTGGCTCAGGCTCTTCGTCGTCGGCGCGAGCACGACGTCCGCCCCCGCCATCGCGGCTGCGACGGGCTCTGGCGGCTCGCCACCGTGAGTTTCGCCGGGCGGATAACGGGTGACGACGGCGTCGTCTGTGATCTCGCCGGCCACCTCGTACAGCGCCTCGGCGATCGGCGCGCGCTCGTCGTCCGTGACGACGAGACAGGATTCCTCGGCGGCGAGGTTCAGACACTGGCGAACGGCCGTCTCGGCCGGCGTACGATGATCGGTCATGGATCAACGTGAGGTAAGGGAACCGATAGCTTTTGCCCTCCTGTCGGTCGGTTCGGTTTCGGCCGCTCTCGTTTCGTCTCGTCTCGTCCCAGCGATCACCGGATCCAGTAACGTTTTAGGTGTCAAACGTGCCCTAGGGTAGCATGGCCGGCCCGGCCCTCGAGAACGCGCTGTTCGACGAGTCGGTAAACGAGGCGATCCGCGCTGGCCTCCCCGACCCGGCGATCGCCTTCTTCGAACTCGTCACCCACCTCGGCGACGGTGCGACGCTCGTGGTCGTCGCCGTGGCGCTGTACTGGTTCGGGCCGCCGTCGCGACGGGAGACGTGGGCGCTCGTCATCGCGATCGGGATCGCCGCGCTCGCGATCAGCGCCGGACTCAAGGGTATCGTCGCGCACGCGAGACCGGAGCTTGCGTTTGCCCCGGCCGGATATCCCGGTTACAGCTTTCCGAGCGCCCACGCGCTGGGCTCGGCAGCGGTCTACGGCGCGCTCGCGACGCTGACCAGAGTCGGCACTCGCCTGAAACGGTACGCGATCGCCGGAACGATCGTCCTGCTGGTCGCACTCTCGCGGATCGTCATCGGTGTCCACTACCCCGGAGACGTCGTCGCCGGCGTCGTGCTCGGACTCCTCGTGGTTGCACTCGTCGCCAGATCGACGAATCCCACGCCCGAACCCATCTTCGCGTTCTCCGGGCTGCTCGCCGTCGTCGCGTTCGCCCTCGGCTCGAGCGAGTACACGACGATGACGATCGGAGCCGCGGTCGGGGCGACGCTTTCGTGGGGGTACGTCAGCCGGCGGTCGTGGTACCCACACGGCGGGTCGCTTCTCGTATTGGGCTATCTCTTCGTCCCGCTCGTGGTCGCGATCCACGCGGTGACGTTTCTCTGGCAACCGCGGTTCGTCTGGGGACTGTACTGGATCGTCGAGATCACCGGCTACGCACTCGCTGCGAGTGTGACGATGCTGATTCCAGCCGTGGCCGGGGGACGGATCGACCGGCTCCGGAGCCGACTGCCGGCCTGGGCTCGTCACGACGACTCCCGTGAGTCGTCCGACGACCACACCGGAGCGAAGCGGTGAGCGACTGCTACTCGCGTTCGCCCGCGCCGACGGCAGCCTCGCCGACTTTCTCGTGGCCCTCGATCAGTTCCTGGCCATCCATGTACGGTCGCAGGGCCTCGGGAACCGTGACGGTGCCGTCGTCGTTCTGGTAGTACTCGAGGATCGCCACCATCACCCGCGGGAGCGCGAGCCCGGAGGCGTTCAGGGTGTGGAGATACTCCGCGGATTCGTGTCGCTCCGGACGGTAGCGAAGCCCCGCACGACGGGCCTGGAAGTCCTCGAAGTTCGACGCCGAGGAGACCTCGAGCCAGCGGCCGCCTTCCTCGGGGCCGTCGGGCATGTCGTCGGCGGGTGCCCAGACCTCGATGTCGTAGGTCTTCGCCGAGGCGAAGGTGAGGTCGCCGGTACAGAGTTCGAGAATGCGGTAGGGAAGTTCGAGTCGTCGCAGTACTTCTTCTGCCTCGTCGAGGAGGGTCTCGAGACGGTCGTAACTGCTCTCGGGCTCGACGAAGTTGACGAGTTCGACCTTGTTGAACTGGTGGACCCGGACGATGCCACGGGTTTCGGTGCCGTGTTCGCCGGCTTCGCGCCGGAAGTTGGGGGTGTAGGCCTGGTGTTTCAACGGAAGATCATCGGAGAGGAGGATATCCTCGGCGTACATGTTGGTGACCGGCACCTCCGCGGTCGGACAGAGCCAGAGATCCTCGTCCTCGTAGGGCTCTGCGTTGCTCCCGCCCAGCCGGTAGGCGTCGTCGGCGAACTTCGGGAGCTGGCCCGTTCCGCGCATCGACTCGCTCGAGACGGGAACCGGCGGGAAGAGATCGACGTAGCCCTGCTCGCGGTGGACGTCCATCATGAACTGGATCAGCGCGTGCTCTAAGCGCGCGCCGTCGCCCTTCAGGAAGTAAAATCCCGCCCCGGTCGTCTTCGCGCCGCGGGCTTCGTCGATGATGTCGAGTTCCTCGCCGAGATCGTAGTGGGGAACGACCGTTTCGGGTAACTCACGGCGGTCCTCGAAGCCGTGTCGTCGGTGTTCGACGTTGTCGGCTTCGTCCTCGCCGACGGGGACGCTGTCGTCGGG contains:
- the tuf gene encoding translation elongation factor EF-1 subunit alpha → MSEQHQNLAIIGHVDHGKSTLVGRLLYETGSVPEHVIEQHREEAEEKGKGGFEFAYVMDNLAEERERGVTIDIAHQEFSTDEYDFTIVDCPGHRDFVKNMITGASQADNAVLVVAADDGVAPQTQEHVFLARTLGIDELIIGINKMDVVDYKESTYNEVIEEVEQLLKQVQFNTEDASFIPISAFEGDNIADASDNTDWYDGEILLDALNALPEPEPPTDAPLRLPIQDVYTISGIGTVPVGRIETGVMNVGDNVSFQPSDVGGEVKTIEMHHEEVPKAEPGDNVGFNVRGIGKDDIRRGDVCGPADEPPSVAETFQAQVVVMQHPSVITAGYTPVFHAHTAQVACTIESIDKKMDPASGEVAEENPDYIQSGDAAVVTIRPQKPLSIEPSSEIPELGSFAIRDMGQTIAAGKVLDVNEK
- a CDS encoding homoserine dehydrogenase — protein: MRLAILGVGAVGRSVADLASEYGHDVVALADSTTAAVSPDGVDVADALGRKDAGDAIGTNDPEDVFETDYDVLIEATPTTLGDAEPGFSHVKRALEADRHVVLANKGPIAERYDELRDLEAASAGSIRFEATVGGAIPILSTIEDCTPQAVTAVRGVLNGTANFILTRMAAEGLDYEHVLAEAQDLGVAEADPTFDVDGTDAALKFVILANVLADGGFSLEDADVTGIQNVPGSALELAAEDGRTIRLIGEATRDGVRVGPRLVPENGALAVTGTRNIVQIETRNAGSLHNSGRGAGGPETATAVLSDVGRLPPL
- a CDS encoding amino acid-binding protein; the encoded protein is MGEESDGDAETDGGIRAYTVRLELVDEPGELLRALSPIADNGGNLLSIHHERGNITPRGHIPVEVDLECPPDRFDDVVDGLREAGINVIQAGAERYGEEISVVLVGQLVETDLSATLTAIEDEAEAAVVDLSLAAPEGIDETSSARLRLAVDSGRIERALDAVRSIADERNLCVVEPLPGGDA
- a CDS encoding NifU family protein, producing MTDSDGDDASLATRVERWLSREMPIIQMHGGTSAVREADPETGEVIVELGGGCSGCSVADVTTGNIEAALLEWPEIEAVTVRVPDPREELGGPDQAESVMGIDRTEGGRGDWGSSNPGSDHL
- a CDS encoding aminopeptidase, with the protein product MTDHRTPAETAVRQCLNLAAEESCLVVTDDERAPIAEALYEVAGEITDDAVVTRYPPGETHGGEPPEPVAAAMAGADVVLAPTTKSLSHTRARTEANEAGARVATLPGITDEVFVAGLEADYEAIADHCETVHEQVTGADEIRVTTDRGTDVTFTVGDREFLEDTGIVHEPGDMSNLPAGEVFVSPSSADGTVVVDGTMRPHGLLEDDQAITLEFEDGLVTEISDPEIRETVEGAAEEVGDAAYNVAELGIGTNVGVTDLVGSVLLDEKAAGTIHVAIGDDAGIGGDTEAPIHLDGIVCEPTVEADGEEVTLPRAE
- a CDS encoding phosphatase PAP2 family protein, producing MAGPALENALFDESVNEAIRAGLPDPAIAFFELVTHLGDGATLVVVAVALYWFGPPSRRETWALVIAIGIAALAISAGLKGIVAHARPELAFAPAGYPGYSFPSAHALGSAAVYGALATLTRVGTRLKRYAIAGTIVLLVALSRIVIGVHYPGDVVAGVVLGLLVVALVARSTNPTPEPIFAFSGLLAVVAFALGSSEYTTMTIGAAVGATLSWGYVSRRSWYPHGGSLLVLGYLFVPLVVAIHAVTFLWQPRFVWGLYWIVEITGYALAASVTMLIPAVAGGRIDRLRSRLPAWARHDDSRESSDDHTGAKR
- the serS gene encoding serine--tRNA ligase; amino-acid sequence: MIDRTDLRERPEEVRDALENRGADVDLETILERDERWRELKARGDDLRHERNEVSERIGQLKQDGEDERAQEAIERSQSLKAEIEEVESEAKRLEADLEEAMLEIPQIPDDSVPVGEDEADNVEHRRHGFEDRRELPETVVPHYDLGEELDIIDEARGAKTTGAGFYFLKGDGARLEHALIQFMMDVHREQGYVDLFPPVPVSSESMRGTGQLPKFADDAYRLGGSNAEPYEDEDLWLCPTAEVPVTNMYAEDILLSDDLPLKHQAYTPNFRREAGEHGTETRGIVRVHQFNKVELVNFVEPESSYDRLETLLDEAEEVLRRLELPYRILELCTGDLTFASAKTYDIEVWAPADDMPDGPEEGGRWLEVSSASNFEDFQARRAGLRYRPERHESAEYLHTLNASGLALPRVMVAILEYYQNDDGTVTVPEALRPYMDGQELIEGHEKVGEAAVGAGERE